From Candidatus Tisiphia endosymbiont of Melanophora roralis, a single genomic window includes:
- a CDS encoding cell division protein ZapA → MSIVTILLGNKTFQLACSEGSREELCNLAARLNENIALIKKVNPSASFELLLVMSALSLQEQVQNLTNKIAKIDGANIPPEEEKFAETLSTIAGYLEDLARKIGK, encoded by the coding sequence ATGTCTATAGTAACAATACTACTTGGTAACAAAACTTTCCAACTCGCATGTAGTGAAGGATCAAGAGAAGAATTATGCAATCTTGCAGCCAGATTGAATGAAAATATTGCTCTGATAAAAAAAGTTAACCCATCAGCATCATTTGAACTATTATTAGTTATGTCTGCATTGAGTTTACAGGAACAAGTACAAAACTTGACTAACAAAATTGCTAAAATTGATGGTGCTAATATACCTCCCGAAGAAGAAAAATTTGCAGAAACGTTAAGTACTATAGCAGGATATTTAGAAGACCTTGCGAGAAAGATTGGAAAGTGA
- a CDS encoding ATP-binding protein yields MSNGEMINYSNIARDCAVDAKTVKTYFEILEDMYLGYHLYPYRSRTKRQIITETPKFYLFDTALVNYLRKYEYQEMIGFEAGKAFEHYVFLEFIAYKYLNDKRDQLCYWRTKEGYEVDFIVQDNAFEVKISSSIQKNHLKGLLEFAKEHNFKLHVISLEKTKRVIILENKEITIWPIREFLDMLWGNNIWQ; encoded by the coding sequence ATTTCTAATGGTGAGATGATCAATTATAGTAATATTGCTCGGGATTGTGCAGTAGATGCAAAAACTGTTAAAACATATTTTGAAATATTAGAGGATATGTATCTTGGGTATCATTTATATCCTTATAGATCACGTACTAAACGACAAATTATTACAGAAACACCTAAATTCTATCTTTTTGATACTGCTCTTGTTAATTATTTAAGAAAATATGAGTATCAAGAAATGATAGGATTTGAAGCTGGTAAAGCTTTTGAGCATTATGTGTTTCTAGAATTTATAGCATATAAATATCTCAATGATAAAAGAGATCAGTTATGTTATTGGCGTACGAAAGAAGGTTACGAGGTTGATTTTATCGTACAGGATAATGCATTTGAAGTTAAAATTTCCTCTTCTATACAAAAAAATCATTTAAAAGGACTTTTAGAATTTGCAAAAGAACATAATTTTAAATTACATGTTATTAGCTTAGAAAAAACAAAACGTGTAATCATATTAGAAAATAAAGAAATTACTATTTGGCCTATAAGAGAGTTTCTAGATATGTTATGGGGAAATAATATATGGCAGTGA
- a CDS encoding ABC transporter ATP-binding protein: MHKTIPYRFISYLKLYKLDLAIVMLALLCVSISLLAIGSSFRQLIDNGLKTHYLQSIDQSILYITILIVIFSVGSFFRSYFINNIAEKIVSTIRQEAYSNIINFDIACFEELKIGDIISRLTIDIELISKLIINFLSFFVRNSIMLIGGIILMFFQSPKLSVIVITTIPLLLLPLIKFGKYVRNLSKNALKSQANIAVNLEETVSNICTIQAFNQQANKIADFNRQISDYLKHTADRLKIRSIFFAIAISVILFSITIVIWVGSRDIVHGDLSSGQMISFIYYAIIAGMSSGGIFELLSEVHSSLVASERVFALIDYSSKNQHTNIQICDYQDNKTSRIIEFENVSFIYPSRLDSLVIDDLSFKIDRGKFIGIVGRSGAGKSTMMQLMLKFYFPKKGIIRIAKQDISKTNDQQIRRMIAYVPQDSSIFSGTIRSNIVFAKPDASEEEIIKAANNTGIMDFVQNLQEGLDTEIGEKGIKLSGGQKQRIAISRAILYNPEILLLDEAMSALDSESEQKLLDRLQKIMKDKTILSIAHRISSIEQADEILVIDHGRLIARDTHAKLLEKCETYKIICKEQSINL, from the coding sequence ATACATAAGACAATTCCTTATAGATTTATCAGTTACTTAAAGCTCTATAAATTAGATCTAGCAATTGTTATGTTGGCCTTATTATGTGTGTCAATTTCGTTGCTAGCAATAGGTAGTAGTTTTAGACAGTTAATTGATAATGGTCTAAAAACACATTATCTGCAGTCAATTGATCAATCGATATTATATATTACTATTTTAATAGTAATTTTTAGTGTAGGTAGTTTTTTCCGTTCTTATTTCATTAATAATATTGCTGAAAAAATCGTGAGTACAATTAGGCAAGAAGCTTACAGTAATATAATTAATTTTGATATTGCTTGTTTTGAAGAGCTAAAAATTGGTGATATCATCTCCCGCCTGACTATAGATATAGAACTTATCTCCAAGTTGATTATCAATTTTCTCTCTTTCTTTGTTCGTAACTCAATAATGCTAATTGGTGGAATTATATTGATGTTCTTTCAGAGTCCTAAACTCTCTGTGATTGTCATTACCACTATACCATTATTATTGTTACCACTAATAAAATTTGGCAAATATGTAAGAAATTTATCAAAAAATGCTCTTAAGTCGCAAGCCAATATTGCAGTTAATTTAGAAGAAACTGTATCAAATATTTGCACGATACAAGCTTTTAATCAGCAGGCAAATAAAATAGCTGATTTCAATAGGCAAATTTCTGATTATTTAAAGCATACGGCAGATCGCTTAAAAATCCGTTCTATATTTTTCGCGATAGCTATTTCAGTTATACTATTCTCTATCACTATAGTTATATGGGTAGGTAGCAGAGATATAGTACATGGCGATTTATCATCAGGTCAGATGATATCATTTATTTATTACGCTATAATCGCCGGTATGAGCAGCGGGGGTATTTTTGAGCTTCTAAGTGAGGTACACTCATCTCTTGTAGCTTCAGAAAGGGTTTTTGCTCTTATAGATTATTCTTCTAAAAATCAACACACCAATATCCAAATATGTGATTATCAAGATAATAAGACTTCTAGGATTATAGAGTTTGAAAATGTAAGCTTTATATATCCATCAAGATTAGATAGTTTAGTTATAGATGATCTGTCATTTAAAATAGATAGAGGTAAATTTATTGGTATAGTTGGCAGATCAGGTGCTGGTAAAAGTACCATGATGCAGTTAATGTTAAAATTTTATTTTCCTAAAAAAGGGATTATTAGAATTGCCAAGCAAGATATATCAAAGACTAATGACCAGCAGATAAGGCGTATGATTGCCTATGTGCCACAGGATTCAAGTATTTTCTCTGGTACGATTAGGTCAAATATCGTTTTTGCTAAACCGGATGCTAGTGAAGAAGAAATAATAAAAGCAGCTAATAATACCGGAATAATGGATTTTGTTCAAAATCTTCAAGAAGGACTAGATACTGAAATTGGTGAGAAGGGCATTAAATTATCTGGAGGACAGAAACAACGAATAGCTATTAGTAGGGCAATTCTATATAACCCGGAGATTTTACTTCTAGATGAAGCAATGAGTGCTTTAGATAGCGAGAGTGAACAAAAATTACTAGATAGATTACAAAAAATAATGAAAGATAAAACGATATTATCTATCGCTCATCGTATTTCAAGTATAGAGCAGGCTGACGAAATTTTGGTAATTGATCATGGACGGTTAATTGCAAGGGATACTCACGCTAAACTGCTTGAGAAATGTGAAACTTATAAAATAATTTGCAAAGAACAGTCAATAAACTTGTAA
- the mnmE gene encoding tRNA uridine-5-carboxymethylaminomethyl(34) synthesis GTPase MnmE: METIFAQSSKPGKAGVAVFRISGPKSLFALKHLLKNNNIEFVPRIMYCKKLINPKNQELIDDAVVAYFQAPASFTGEDVVEIYTHGSIAIAVMLSEALLTIDGLRIAEPGEFTRRAFLNGKFDLTAAEGIADLIEAETVWQHRQALKQVGGELEELYNGWRQTLLTIIGLLEAYIDFPDEDIPQEILNRVMTISADLKYAIIKHLNDNRRGELLRTGIKLTILGTPNVGKSSLLNFLMQRDVAIVSNIEGTTRDIIEGHLDIGGYPIILQDTAGIRSSNDLIELEGIKRAIESAKMADIKIIMLDAIKLSNSPSYFEEMADIIDLIDDNTIMLVNKIDLLDKSLGYCQPASARDLDSRLRGNDIMEDRLRPLNKNYLKISIKEKIGLDILLKEIENIAHNIAGLTESPHITRQRQRDCIEKALEYLENFNIDNDLVLATEDVRMAIRSLSNVTGKISVEEVLGEIFSNFCIGK; this comes from the coding sequence GTGGAAACTATTTTTGCTCAAAGCTCTAAACCAGGAAAAGCTGGTGTTGCAGTCTTTCGTATCTCTGGGCCTAAAAGCCTATTTGCCTTAAAACACCTGCTTAAGAATAATAATATAGAGTTTGTTCCGAGAATTATGTACTGTAAAAAGCTCATAAATCCTAAAAATCAAGAATTAATTGATGATGCAGTTGTAGCATATTTTCAAGCTCCAGCTAGCTTCACTGGAGAAGATGTAGTGGAGATATACACACATGGCAGCATAGCAATTGCTGTCATGTTAAGTGAAGCATTGTTAACCATAGATGGTTTAAGGATTGCAGAGCCTGGGGAATTCACCCGTAGGGCGTTTTTAAATGGCAAATTTGATTTAACTGCTGCAGAAGGTATTGCCGATTTAATTGAAGCTGAAACTGTTTGGCAACATAGGCAGGCACTTAAGCAAGTTGGTGGAGAACTTGAAGAACTTTATAATGGATGGAGACAAACTTTACTTACCATTATTGGCTTACTTGAAGCTTATATCGATTTCCCTGATGAAGATATTCCACAAGAAATATTAAATAGGGTTATGACTATTAGTGCTGATCTTAAATATGCTATAATAAAACACCTTAACGATAATAGACGAGGGGAGTTACTACGAACTGGAATCAAATTGACTATTTTAGGAACTCCTAATGTTGGTAAATCTAGTTTACTTAATTTTTTGATGCAAAGAGACGTTGCTATTGTATCAAACATTGAAGGCACAACTCGTGATATAATTGAGGGGCATCTAGATATAGGAGGATACCCAATTATATTACAAGATACGGCTGGTATAAGGTCTAGTAATGACCTAATAGAGCTAGAAGGTATCAAACGTGCAATTGAGTCAGCAAAAATGGCTGATATCAAAATAATTATGCTTGATGCTATAAAGTTAAGCAACTCACCCTCATATTTTGAGGAGATGGCTGATATTATAGATTTAATAGATGATAATACCATAATGCTGGTCAATAAAATTGATCTTTTGGATAAAAGTTTGGGGTATTGTCAACCTGCTTCAGCGCGGGATCTAGATTCCCGCTTACGCGGGAATGATATCATGGAAGATAGATTGCGGCCATTAAACAAAAATTATTTAAAAATCTCTATAAAAGAAAAAATAGGACTGGATATTTTATTAAAGGAAATCGAAAATATTGCTCATAATATAGCAGGTTTAACTGAATCGCCGCATATTACTAGACAACGTCAACGAGATTGTATAGAAAAAGCGTTGGAATATTTAGAAAATTTTAATATTGACAATGACTTAGTGCTAGCCACAGAAGATGTTAGAATGGCTATCAGAAGTTTAAGTAATGTTACTGGTAAGATTAGTGTTGAAGAAGTGTTAGGAGAGATATTTAGTAATTTTTGTATAGGTAAATGA
- the rpmG gene encoding 50S ribosomal protein L33, whose protein sequence is MAKKNKNVLVRLVSTAGTGYFLVKKRNPKTQTEKLSFKKYDPVVRKHVPFKEEKIK, encoded by the coding sequence GTGGCTAAAAAAAATAAGAATGTTTTGGTAAGACTTGTTAGTACAGCTGGTACAGGGTATTTTTTGGTAAAGAAACGCAACCCTAAAACTCAAACTGAGAAGTTATCATTTAAGAAGTATGATCCTGTAGTCAGGAAGCATGTTCCTTTTAAAGAAGAAAAGATTAAATAG
- the dksA gene encoding RNA polymerase-binding protein DksA codes for MSKIILLKGYKPSNDEEYMNPQQLEYFRQKLLEWKSSLLEESRETLTHLKEENWNEPDLNDRASIETDTAIELRTRDRYRKLLDKIEEALVRIEKNEYGYCEETGEPIGLKRLEARPVATLCIEAQERHESYEKQHIDI; via the coding sequence ATGTCTAAAATTATTTTGCTAAAAGGGTATAAACCTTCCAATGATGAAGAATATATGAATCCTCAACAGTTAGAATATTTTAGACAAAAACTCCTTGAGTGGAAAAGTTCTTTACTAGAGGAATCACGAGAAACCTTAACCCATCTCAAGGAAGAAAATTGGAATGAGCCGGATTTAAATGATCGTGCGTCAATTGAAACGGATACAGCAATTGAACTTAGAACAAGAGATAGGTATCGTAAGCTTCTTGATAAAATCGAAGAAGCTTTGGTAAGGATAGAAAAAAATGAATATGGTTATTGTGAAGAAACTGGAGAGCCAATTGGCTTAAAACGTCTAGAAGCAAGACCAGTTGCAACTTTGTGTATTGAAGCACAAGAGCGACATGAGAGTTATGAGAAACAGCATATAGATATTTAG
- a CDS encoding helix-turn-helix domain-containing protein encodes MANLQARLNSLMAQKNINAIDIERKTGLSRNTVYSILYGSSKNPSANNLQLIAKALDINLEALVIDNEINLEILTVDQIKIFSKATSATINILIERNLSFSLRNLTALIKEVYEYALKKQSVDNIFIDWIIDKYHKP; translated from the coding sequence ATGGCAAATTTACAGGCTAGACTTAATTCGTTAATGGCTCAAAAAAACATAAATGCTATAGATATAGAGAGGAAAACTGGACTAAGTAGAAATACTGTCTATAGCATTTTGTATGGTAGTTCAAAAAATCCTAGTGCTAATAATTTACAATTAATTGCAAAAGCCTTAGACATTAACTTGGAAGCTCTTGTTATTGATAATGAAATAAACCTCGAGATACTAACTGTTGATCAGATAAAAATTTTTAGCAAAGCTACTAGTGCAACAATTAATATATTAATTGAAAGAAACTTAAGTTTCTCATTGAGAAACCTTACAGCTCTAATAAAAGAAGTATATGAGTATGCTTTGAAGAAGCAGTCTGTTGATAATATATTTATAGATTGGATAATTGATAAATATCATAAACCTTAA
- a CDS encoding SemiSWEET family sugar transporter, with translation MAYTEKTKNKLVIFFDRYMIFAGTMGQYLFYTQAYKIFTTKSADDLSLDGFLVIIIVTLSWLIYGIIHHNTTIIVAQIVGLVGMIMVVIGILLYAS, from the coding sequence ATGGCATATACAGAGAAAACAAAAAATAAACTAGTTATTTTTTTTGATAGATATATGATATTTGCTGGTACAATGGGTCAATATTTATTTTATACTCAGGCCTATAAAATTTTTACTACTAAGAGTGCAGATGACTTATCTCTTGATGGTTTTCTTGTGATAATTATTGTTACTTTGAGTTGGTTAATTTATGGTATAATCCACCATAACACTACAATCATTGTTGCTCAAATAGTTGGATTAGTAGGAATGATAATGGTGGTGATTGGTATATTGCTTTATGCTTCTTGA
- the rpsP gene encoding 30S ribosomal protein S16, which translates to MATKIRLARGGAKKRPHYRVVVANATAPRDGDFLEKVGTYDPMLVRGDANRVVLKSDRIEYWLSTGAQPTDRVARFIEEAGILLPASIKKKMEVKIKNRKIKPPKKESKKA; encoded by the coding sequence ATGGCAACAAAAATTCGTTTGGCAAGAGGTGGGGCAAAGAAGCGTCCTCATTATAGAGTAGTTGTAGCTAATGCAACAGCTCCTAGGGATGGTGATTTTTTGGAGAAAGTAGGTACTTATGACCCAATGCTTGTCAGAGGTGATGCAAATCGTGTGGTTCTAAAATCTGATCGTATAGAATATTGGTTAAGTACGGGTGCTCAGCCTACAGATCGTGTTGCTAGGTTTATTGAAGAAGCTGGTATATTACTTCCGGCATCAATCAAAAAGAAAATGGAAGTTAAAATTAAGAATCGTAAAATAAAACCTCCTAAGAAAGAGTCAAAAAAAGCTTAG
- a CDS encoding helix-turn-helix domain-containing protein, which translates to MALVHQIQEFLKKKFDELKLTRKDFAEQSGIPYSTVTNIMQCLKANPTISNILKIADYFKCSMDEVVGRNEYISLPNIESLEFYKITSSDITSNIKKFLIDKVKKQNLNLYKLGMTIGFSNNSLHSFVNSNREQKTLNSQIVVALADYFEISLDEMVGRIAPTKDTDNGKSSD; encoded by the coding sequence ATGGCTCTTGTTCACCAAATACAAGAATTCCTCAAAAAAAAGTTTGATGAATTAAAATTAACAAGAAAAGATTTTGCTGAACAAAGTGGCATTCCTTATTCTACTGTAACTAATATTATGCAATGTCTGAAAGCTAACCCAACTATTAGTAATATATTGAAAATTGCTGACTACTTTAAGTGTTCTATGGATGAAGTTGTAGGAAGAAATGAATATATTTCTTTACCTAATATAGAAAGTCTAGAATTTTATAAAATTACATCAAGTGACATCACTTCTAATATAAAGAAGTTTTTGATTGATAAGGTAAAGAAACAAAATTTAAACTTATATAAATTAGGCATGACTATAGGTTTTAGTAATAACTCTTTACATAGTTTTGTTAATAGTAATAGGGAACAAAAAACTTTAAATAGTCAAATTGTAGTAGCCCTAGCAGATTATTTTGAAATATCACTAGATGAAATGGTTGGTAGAATTGCCCCTACTAAAGATACTGACAATGGTAAATCTTCTGATTGA
- a CDS encoding tyrosine-type recombinase/integrase yields the protein MIQKKAQEVLELIDKWQKYLKLQKNCSEHTIISYKNDLEHFLNFMTHYNSEIITISSIRQVDIRLVRSWLSKRQQDNYLTASNSRSLSAIKNFYKYLEKTANITCHAIFSVKNPRKAKILPKSLSQSDAQLSIEHIDDFADLEWVELRNKALLVLIYAAGLRISEALSMTTSHLQNLDFIKITGKGRKERIIPWTPFARDLIEQYLSKLPYSIDEKDPIFRGKMGKNLQAPVFNRELIKLRRFYGLSEHLSAHSFRHSFATHLLENGAELRSIQELLGHKSLSTTQRYTKISLKHLENIYNNAHPISKSKGEVL from the coding sequence ATGATTCAGAAAAAAGCACAAGAAGTATTAGAGCTAATAGATAAATGGCAAAAATATCTGAAATTACAAAAAAATTGTTCAGAACATACCATAATTTCTTATAAGAATGATTTAGAACATTTTCTGAATTTTATGACTCACTATAATTCTGAAATCATAACCATTAGTTCTATAAGGCAAGTTGACATAAGATTAGTACGGAGCTGGCTTTCTAAAAGACAACAAGATAATTACCTAACAGCTTCTAATTCTAGAAGTTTATCTGCTATAAAGAATTTTTATAAATATCTAGAGAAGACTGCTAATATCACTTGTCATGCAATTTTCTCCGTCAAAAACCCTAGGAAAGCTAAAATATTACCGAAATCTTTATCGCAGTCAGATGCTCAATTATCCATTGAACATATTGATGATTTTGCTGATTTAGAATGGGTGGAGTTAAGAAATAAAGCCCTTTTAGTGCTTATTTATGCTGCTGGTCTTAGAATATCCGAAGCATTATCTATGACTACATCTCATTTACAAAACTTAGATTTTATAAAAATAACAGGGAAGGGCAGAAAAGAACGGATAATACCATGGACGCCATTTGCTAGAGATCTAATAGAACAATATTTGAGTAAATTACCTTATAGTATAGATGAAAAAGACCCGATATTTCGAGGTAAAATGGGTAAAAATTTACAAGCTCCAGTATTTAATCGTGAACTGATAAAATTACGTCGCTTCTATGGATTATCAGAACATTTATCAGCTCATTCCTTTAGACATAGTTTTGCCACGCACTTACTTGAGAATGGAGCAGAGTTAAGGTCTATTCAGGAATTACTTGGGCATAAAAGTTTGTCAACTACCCAGCGTTATACTAAAATTAGTCTAAAACATTTGGAAAATATTTATAATAATGCTCACCCAATATCAAAATCTAAAGGGGAAGTATTATAA
- a CDS encoding ankyrin repeat domain-containing protein: MMFGTVCKQVVAKVRYGGLTTLFDKNPLFTAVKTGNVKLVNHLVTKGNVNNQDKDGNTVLHYATEHKNNPNSTKITEMLLEMAADPNIANKDTNTPLDIASINGNYPNVCLLEAYGARIKKPYLFKAQLDKNIQKDINDFRELLNKSMGLSSDAHLKKISDIVESLYEATSHDTTDYSFNNKCTTIYQNVLDRGIGAVSVPLSGVDDGLSFDS; encoded by the coding sequence ATGATGTTTGGAACAGTGTGTAAACAAGTTGTTGCTAAAGTACGCTATGGTGGTTTAACTACTTTATTTGATAAAAATCCTTTATTTACAGCTGTAAAGACAGGTAATGTAAAATTAGTAAATCATTTAGTTACAAAAGGTAATGTAAATAATCAAGATAAAGACGGTAATACTGTACTACATTATGCAACAGAACATAAAAACAATCCTAATAGTACTAAGATCACTGAAATGTTATTAGAAATGGCAGCAGATCCAAATATAGCTAATAAGGACACTAATACACCATTAGACATTGCTTCTATAAATGGTAATTATCCAAATGTTTGTCTATTAGAAGCATATGGTGCTAGAATTAAAAAACCATATTTGTTTAAGGCACAGCTAGATAAGAATATACAGAAAGATATAAATGATTTTCGGGAATTATTGAACAAATCAATGGGTTTATCATCTGATGCTCATTTAAAAAAGATAAGTGATATTGTAGAATCCTTATATGAAGCAACAAGTCATGACACTACGGATTATTCATTTAATAATAAATGTACTACTATATACCAAAATGTACTTGATCGTGGTATTGGTGCAGTGTCTGTTCCATTGTCAGGGGTAGATGATGGACTATCTTTTGATTCTTAA
- a CDS encoding helix-turn-helix domain-containing protein codes for MSSSLKQTRIESGKTLEEISSYLKIRKQYLVALEEEDFSSMPAEVYVKGYLKLYSNYLGIDVNLSEKDKQESSKDIDLRNRSDPMILDYKWKKQLIIISVLILIIIPIIYHLILSSE; via the coding sequence ATGTCGTCATCCCTAAAACAAACGAGAATAGAATCTGGTAAAACTCTTGAAGAAATATCTAGCTATTTGAAGATTAGGAAGCAATATTTGGTAGCTCTTGAAGAGGAGGATTTTAGTTCGATGCCAGCGGAAGTTTATGTAAAAGGTTATCTTAAATTATACTCAAACTATTTAGGGATAGATGTAAATCTCAGTGAAAAAGACAAGCAGGAATCTTCAAAAGATATTGACCTCAGAAATAGGTCAGATCCAATGATATTGGACTATAAATGGAAAAAACAACTAATTATTATTTCTGTTTTAATATTAATAATAATTCCAATAATTTATCACTTAATATTATCATCTGAATGA
- a CDS encoding DNA translocase FtsK — MLYYINKIFTNHRVQSALLMLVGCSTALLLVTYNPNDPSFNSVTDKYPSNLLGHFGAYLADIFYQFFGIASFILPICCIFWSLSVWRLKKKWATVRIIVMLLSIISLSIVCTNIKINYLPAGAGGTTGTIIYPIIKQLDARADYALIITTFILLFLLTEIKFSVFGIAIIKLFKLIPYKKFILLPTISTNTKSTKQVLIKKIPFINQEEATYAHKIDALQEKNNDIHSHFSKQQSPFKKENGELPYLPPIELLKQADNQNIKVETSSELQHNAQALLTVLGDFGVKGQVINISQGPVVTLYEFEPAAGTKSSRIIGLSDDIARSLSAISTRIAVIPGRNVLGIELPNKQRAFFCLRELIETPEYQDSSIMLPLILGKDLAGKPFVADLAKMPHLLVAGTTGSGKSVAINAMIISLLYRYTPEECRLIMIDPKMLELSTYDGIPHLLTPVVTEPSKAVVALKWAVKEMENRYRAMSNIGVRNIAGYNAKISEATSAGKILERTIQTGFDPETGKPIYETIEMNMEKLPFIVVIVDEMADLMLVAGKDIELSIQRLAQMARAAGIHIIMATQRPSVDVITGVIKANFPSRISFKVTSKIDSRTILGEQGSEQLLGMGDMLYMGNSSKITRVHGPFVDDKEVEKVTQYLRSTGVPEYISAVTQQLDDDEVNGESLGDDSSSDETLYKRAVQIVQLERKVSISYIQRCLRIGYNRAATLVEKMEQNGVISPPNHTGKREILLLEN; from the coding sequence GTGCTATATTACATAAACAAGATTTTTACTAATCATAGAGTGCAGTCTGCTTTATTAATGCTGGTGGGCTGTTCTACTGCTCTATTACTAGTGACTTATAATCCAAATGATCCTTCCTTTAATTCTGTCACAGACAAATATCCTAGCAATTTATTAGGTCATTTCGGTGCTTATTTGGCAGATATTTTTTACCAATTTTTTGGTATAGCGTCCTTTATTTTACCAATTTGTTGTATTTTTTGGTCTCTGAGTGTATGGCGTTTAAAGAAAAAATGGGCTACCGTTAGGATAATTGTGATGCTGCTGTCAATTATATCATTATCGATAGTCTGCACTAATATAAAAATTAATTATTTACCGGCAGGTGCAGGTGGAACAACAGGTACTATTATTTATCCAATAATCAAGCAATTGGATGCTAGAGCCGATTATGCTTTAATTATTACTACATTTATTTTATTATTTTTATTGACTGAAATAAAATTTTCAGTTTTTGGGATCGCTATAATTAAATTATTCAAACTAATACCTTATAAAAAATTTATACTTTTACCTACAATATCGACAAATACCAAGTCAACGAAACAAGTTTTGATAAAAAAGATACCTTTTATTAATCAAGAAGAAGCAACGTATGCTCATAAAATAGATGCATTACAAGAAAAAAATAATGACATACACTCCCATTTTTCAAAACAACAATCTCCATTCAAAAAAGAAAATGGCGAATTACCATACTTGCCCCCTATCGAATTATTAAAACAAGCTGACAACCAAAATATCAAAGTAGAAACTTCATCAGAACTACAACATAATGCCCAAGCATTATTAACTGTTCTAGGTGATTTTGGGGTTAAAGGTCAGGTAATTAATATTAGCCAAGGTCCAGTGGTAACGTTATATGAATTTGAGCCAGCTGCAGGTACTAAATCTTCTAGGATTATCGGTTTATCAGATGACATTGCTAGATCTTTATCGGCAATATCAACTAGGATAGCCGTAATACCAGGTAGAAACGTTTTAGGTATTGAATTACCAAATAAACAACGAGCATTCTTTTGTCTAAGAGAATTAATCGAAACACCGGAATATCAAGATAGCAGTATTATGCTACCATTGATTTTAGGAAAGGATCTAGCTGGTAAACCTTTTGTTGCAGATTTAGCAAAAATGCCCCATCTGTTAGTTGCTGGTACGACAGGTTCCGGTAAATCAGTGGCAATTAACGCTATGATAATTTCCCTACTTTACCGCTATACCCCGGAAGAATGCCGTTTAATAATGATCGATCCCAAAATGCTTGAATTATCTACCTATGATGGCATACCACATCTTCTAACTCCAGTGGTTACTGAGCCAAGCAAAGCAGTGGTAGCCCTCAAATGGGCGGTAAAAGAGATGGAAAATCGTTATAGGGCAATGTCAAATATTGGGGTAAGAAATATAGCAGGTTATAATGCTAAAATTTCAGAAGCTACATCGGCAGGTAAAATATTAGAGCGTACTATTCAAACAGGATTTGATCCGGAAACTGGTAAGCCTATCTATGAAACAATTGAAATGAATATGGAGAAATTACCATTCATTGTAGTAATTGTTGATGAAATGGCTGATTTAATGTTGGTAGCTGGCAAAGATATTGAATTGTCAATACAGCGTCTAGCTCAAATGGCAAGAGCAGCAGGTATTCATATCATCATGGCAACTCAAAGACCTTCTGTTGATGTTATTACTGGGGTAATCAAAGCTAATTTCCCAAGTCGTATCAGTTTTAAAGTAACTTCTAAGATTGATAGTAGAACTATTCTTGGTGAACAAGGCTCTGAGCAGTTACTAGGTATGGGAGATATGCTTTATATGGGTAATTCTTCAAAGATTACTAGGGTGCATGGTCCATTTGTTGATGATAAAGAAGTAGAGAAGGTTACCCAATATTTAAGATCCACGGGAGTGCCTGAATATATTTCAGCAGTGACCCAACAACTAGATGATGATGAAGTAAATGGCGAAAGTCTAGGAGATGATTCAAGCAGTGATGAAACTTTATATAAAAGAGCAGTACAAATCGTACAATTAGAACGAAAAGTATCAATTAGCTATATACAAAGATGTTTACGAATTGGCTATAATAGAGCGGCTACTCTTGTTGAAAAAATGGAACAAAATGGGGTAATATCTCCTCCTAACCATACTGGTAAGAGAGAAATATTATTGCTAGAAAATTAA